Within Rhipicephalus microplus isolate Deutch F79 chromosome 9, USDA_Rmic, whole genome shotgun sequence, the genomic segment AGTTTGCCGCTGTCCAGCCTCTAGGCTGATACGGTGAAACTTAATCATTCCCTTCTGCCAGCTCCCTGATGTTAAGGGTCCTACCTGGAGTTTACAAGAGTACACCCTAGCAGATAACGGTAGTGACAAGCAACAAGAGTGGCTCCGTAGCAGTGAAGTGACCGCGGTGTGCGAGCCCCACTACTGTTTACCACTCACGCTGGTAATCTTCGTAGGGAATTAAGCGCACTAATTTCGTCGTCGGGAAAAACGATGCATCAACTTGGAGGGTCATAATATGCACATCACTGCTGAGTCGGCGCCGACCATGCTGCAACAAAAAGGCTGGTGGCGGCAAGTTTTCCTCTTCACCACGCGTGCCACCGTTGATCGGACCACTTACTAGATCTGGTGTATCAGCGTGTCGCAAATGTCACGTGCATTAATATAGCATAAATAAGATAACCCAGGTAGATTTACCCGATATTTTCCGTTAGTAGCTTCCGCTCCCAGTAGAAAGCTTCACTTAGAGGGCCTTCACCAGTCTGTAACACATTTTAGTTGTACCAGACCATCATTACACACTGGCGTCAGAAACTTTAGAAGTGCTATCTAGGAAGCGTTCTCGCGCAACAACTTTTTTTCAAATCGATTCACCAGAAATGATGTAAGATGGAATTTAACTATGTTGTTGTAATTCATTCCTGCAGGCCAACGCCACTGCCAACTATATCCCAACGTTCTTATACGAAGTCTTGCGGTTTCTCTGCTTTGTGTCACAGTCCTAAGGATATTTAATCCTTTGTGAAGCGCGTGCCCTTGCCCAGCGCAGAATTAAACGGCAAACCTTCTCCTACTTTTCTGTGTGCAGAGTAAGCCGAGCAAGCAACCACAAGAGACATGACGTCGACGTACCGGGTGCGCACCGTCCCGACGCGCACAGTGACCACCGTGCGCCGTCAGGTGATCGACGACGACGGCGACTTCTTCGACTTCCCAAAAGCCCGCGCGGGCGCCTCAGAGTTCACGACGGTACGCCACAGGGTCACGCCAGGCGGAGGCGTCGTGACCACGACCACGACGACAACCACGACCCCGAGGCGCGTCATCCGCGACGTCAGTCTCGACGGCATGGACGCCGACCCGTTCTTCGCGCGCGACGTCTCCAGGCCCTCCCGGACCAAGGATCTCGAGGAGTTCAAGGTGCGCTATCCGCCAGGAAGAGCCATCGCGCTCGATTGTTTTAGAAGGCCGCCCCAATATAAACGGGACGCCGCAGTGTAAACATCGTAACACACGTGTGTCTTCGTAAGTTTTCGTGCGTCTTATCTGGACATTACAAAGCACCGGCCTCGCGGCCATTGGATGCAAGGGCACTCACGAGGCacatattgttacgtacaatccaaatggtgtacgaataactgtttattggggcgaacttgtgcccgaaaagtagcggcgtctgtaacaggcgatcagcaaaaagggatcaatctccgagagagaaaaaccctcgagtggtggtccacttctttttcatcaaaatcccgtgctgaggaagcgcgcgccgtcacggccttttcttgtttgatcatcaagccgctgatctcttggggggcgcacgaactagcgcgcgtagtttaaATACTGCGTTCGCCTTGCGTCAATATGATAGTGCCACATATTTCCACCATGCTTTTATTATCACGACCTTTCGCCATCCATACTGACAACAAATATTTCATGTCCCTGTCATAACTTTATTACTTCTTTTTTTAATACTTctttgtttttacccgcattagcgCAAAGAATTGTAAGGCACATATACAGCCACGTACGCATATCATTGTCTACATAACTTGTctactgaaatggcgctctttggccatcaaatggcccttggcACTGCCTCGGCAATGCGTCTGTAGAGGGAAGGCCTACGAACCACAGCCCATATGGGATAATGGAGGCACCCGTGATGATTTCTGTAAAAAGATGTATAATCTTATAGTTCCGCCATACACGGCAGCGTACAAATCAGTGTTCCCCGTGACCGCTGTTTGCCGTCTTGAGTACCCCTCACACACTAGGCTCGAAGCACTTACGACTGACCAAAAGGACAGAAAATCCACAGTATAAGGCACATTCAAAACTGAGTACCAAATATATAAGAACGTCGAATGCCCACGGAGTAATTGCCAACAACGTGTTGCAATATACACGATACGTGCGTAGCAGCTGTTCGAGACAGCCGCGTCTTAAACTGTCTTTCTGTGTGGACTTTAAGCCCTTGAGTAACATCCCCAGGAAAACAAAGAGTAAGACATATTTCATACCGTTTCTGTCCTTCCGGTCGTCAGGTTCCTTATAGTACTACACGATGTGTCATGCTTGGATTTCTCTTTTGCACAATCATTTCAACAGTGCCGTTCTGGCTGCACAGGTGTCCTTCGACATCGGCCTGCACTTCAAGCCGGACGACCTGTCGGTGAAGACGCGCGCCGGCATGGTCTTCATCACGGCCAAGCGCACCGACGGCAACATCACCCGCGAGTTCGACCGCAAGGTGCCGCTGCCCGACGGCGTTGATCCGCTCACCGTGCGCGCCCTGCTCAGCCCCACTGGCGTGCTGACCATCAGGTCTCCGCGAAACCTGTCATCGCGATACACCTCGAACATCTACGAGCGTCACGTGCCGGTCCGCATGAGTCTGTACTAGAGAGGGCGAAAGGAAGAGAACAGAGCTCGCGCGGGCTTGTGCTCAAGTTAAAGAAAGCATATACTTCGCTTATGCAGAACAAGCAAGCGTCCGTCAGCTATGCCTACTAGTGTTTCAGATTTCGGAAAATACTATAAATCTGAATAATGCTAGGGAGGCTTTTAATTCGGCTTTACCAGGCCTCTATCATTGCCCCTCCATCACTGTTGTTTCCTAGTCAGAACGAAGGTACAAACATTTACTACATGACGAATGGTGCTCGATGACTGCAGAGCAATTGTCAAAACGTGAGGAAAATCGAAACATTCTTGGCTGTTTGTGccgtttattattttttgctgttTTCGCATTGAATACAAGCTTTGAGAAATCAGCCCGTGCCTGTAGTGTGTGGACAAGTGCCGCACCTGCATGCTTTCATGTACGCCAGGTTCAATTCAATATTCTGGCTGCTCTTTGGGGCAGTCAGCTGGGGCAGTTACGGGCCTATCATAAAATATGCTCTGAACATGCATTGCTTCCAAGGACTTGAACCACTGGCGTCTGCCGTTATATGTCGTATCAAACTCGTGTTTCACTCAAGCCTTTATTGTAATTATGCCAGAACATTTTTTGTTCACGAGACACTGGCAAAACAGGACGAATGGGTCAAGACCAAGCGCAAATTATGAGGTCGTACATTCGATAACGTCTCAAACAGCGTTATTTTAAAGGCTGACATAACTCTCTGAAAAAATAGAGATCAGTGCTGTCGTTAACGCATTCAAACATTCAACAGATATTTAacagatatttttatttatatcttCTTAACAAATCGCGATAGTAATACTCTCAAGTATAGTCGACGCTGCCAATGCTGTTTTGGAAGAAATAAAACGGAAGCAAAGCTAAagccctttcatttttttttctttttaagttcAACGCATGTCCAGTTTCGTATGAACAATGTctgcagaaagaaaaaatgaataattgagaTGTCATGCAAAGTTACCGAGTCGTTGTAAAGCAAGTGCACAAAGCATCCTTATGGAATGTTTCGTAAACTCAGTGATGTCGCAGACGCCTTATTTTTGTTCATATTGCGGCTACAATAAAACAACTTCTGGTTATTCGTGTTGTTTGAGTTCTTAATTTTTACAACACGATACAcggtgaaaaacaaaacaagacgcCTCCCACACCAGCTCCAAAAAAGGTAATTATCTTGCGGCCTTTATGAACTGACATTAATACTTATTTCGGAGTGAGTATTTCAAAACTAAAGTGTTTTCTGCATATGGGTAGGATATATCTATAGGGAAAATCAAGATCGAACTTCCGAGTTTATTTGTGTACGTACCCACTCTGTTAGTTCTGAATATTATTGTTTCTTACAAAGAAAGCGAGCTTTCGgaattatacacttctttccttcaataTGGGTGGGCATACAAAACCATTATGCCATTATCGCGATCGAAACTTAAAGGGTGCTGAACCACACAAAAcgattggtgaaaaaaaaaaaacagcgtgcgGTAAACAGGCGCTGCTGTAAACACCTCAGCCAAATGTTAAAAGgaccgacaactgcccagaacatgaaatgagatgactgcagGGATGGAAATACTGTCCCTTATAGTGACTAAAACCAACCCTTTTTTCCCGTGAGAAGTGGATTTTTATTGTAATTCTTCATTGAAAATCGCGAAAAAGGCCTGTGGCGTCTCTGGTGGCAAAAACATGAACTATTATGAATGCCCTGTCACGTGACCATGCGTTATTGTACACGGTCAACGATTTAATAAttagtattgaaatattgtttgATTCTTTATAGCAAAACATATTTTATAAAAACATACGTGTGAGCTTGCGTTAGTAGTATGCATTAAAATGGCACTGCCTTCGCGTGATGCTCGTCAGCGCGCCTTGAGCGGCTTCAGCTTTCCGCGTGCTCTTGCAACTGCGTACACCAATTACATCTACGGCCAGCCTCAAAACACAGAAGAGTGGATGAAAAGGTAAAAAGAAAATTATTTGTAGTTCTAGAGAACGCCGAAAGGCAAGGAACTTCGTACGAAAGTAATGACGTGTTTGCATCGCACAGCGTCAGCTTGAATTGATAGGCCCCGACGACTCTCGGCACAACACTCATACACAACGATATGTCCATGCGACACGTTCAACTCCTTTGGTCAATATAGAGCTGACATTAACCAAGAGCAGCTTTTGTATCAAGTGCACTTCTTACCATGGGGTGCCACGAAGTACCGGCGCTGTGCTTTGTATAGCGTGCTTAAATTTCCCAGTGGAAACACTAGAGCGGACCGGAATCGCGTCTGCTCCGCCTCAGTGGAACAGTCGCTATAGggcgcttggctgctgacccgaaggtggcgggttcgatcccggctatGGTGATCGCATTTCGACGGCGGCGAAATGgcggaggcccgtgtactgtgcgaagtcagcgcacgttaaacaaggcgagatggtcaaaattttcggcgACCTTCAATGAGGCATCTCTtacaatcatattgtggttttgagacgtaaaacccccGATTTTTTTTTATGTAGTCGGAATGAGGTCTGAAGAGAGCGGTCACGTTTCATGCGGCACACTCAAGGTCATGACGCACGCGCGACGTAGCTTCTTTTCCCTGTGGCATCATCCCTTCCTGCGTATTCAAGCGCATCCGCCGTGACGAAAgacgaaaggaaaagaaagaattgCACCGTCTCCTGCTTAAGTGAACtctgtgtagatgcgaagcagcgggcgctaacgcttacccTGGtagcggcgttgacgctggcgctcatcgcggcttTGCGCAGGAGAAAAAGTTGGGGAGGCACAAAGCACGCAGTGGTGGACCGGGGTATCCGACTAAAACATGCCAGTCACTGCTAATTGGCAATAttagacagaagactccgatttgACCCAGAGACTCGCAGCCTCCTCTTAATTACCACACACCTGCGAATTATTATTTTTCGACAACGCCTAagagaaatatcccaccggccctaccttggaggtcaagattcaGTGCCTATATGTATGGGATGGTCTGTAAACGGTTGTGAAGCGCGAGCAGTCGGTCTTTGAAATCAACAAACTCGCTTGCACGCGCTGCTGCGTCGGTGTtacgaggcgagagagggggataGTACGCGAATGCGCATATGGTGTGAAAACGCCGCGGGGAGCAATGCCCAGAGGGGGGAGCGAGCGTAGTTTAGCAGACATTCCCTGCGTCCgtgttgcgaggtgagagagggggagcgtaAGTGAGGgggagcggacgcgcaagcgcagtaaaggtggtcacgccgcacactggACTGAGCTAGACCATAAGCTGTTTGCATGTAAAAAAAGCGCTTAATTCCTGCGATCAATCCCTGTAACTCGGATCATGCTTGAAGTGTTCGAAACATTTTTGCGGCGATCGATCTGAGAGGCAATAGACTCCGATATGGAGGTTATTTTATGATTACTCGAAAAAGTGGctccggagttggcctttaaaggccaactccggcgatctTCCAACgtcagtggatctcaatgaaattcattGGGTACGTTCGTTTGCACGTTTGCGCCATTGATGCCAAATTGCAGGTTTGAGAGTTccgcagattcttttcaaatgagttttaTATCTTGTCTCGaaacgctcacctcgcttgccagaattaatggcagcattgtgtgtgtgacgttgagttttgcctggcggaagtgaccaactgatgtgccactgcagcgtctgcttgtctgctatggattgtgtgggtttggcgggcgcttccttggttgagcgtgcgatTTTCTTTTCCGTGTCGGTGGGCGTGCGATAAGCACGAAGTGGTATCgcgttgtgagccacacacgGTTCgacatatattcaccataacagcgtaagcgtttTAGCCGATCAGCTGGGACAGCGTGGACGGGTAGTGCCATTCGGCGGGCATTATGTGCAATCAGGCAGGTTCCGGCAGCGTCGGGCAAATCTTTGCGTCACACGTAGAAGCGCACTCGATTGGGTTTCGGTATTGCGGTTTTTcggtaattaaaaattattttcaaatgtTTTGAGCATTTCAATTGTCGGGCGCGTGAGAAGAGTGTCTAAGGAACATAAAACACGATTATTgtgacatggtcaaaaaatcgccggagttagCCTTTAAAGGTTCGTTTACGCAGGGCGTACTGCAGTAGCATTACAGTTTATATAAATATTTTGAACAGGATACGGCCGCCAGGTAAACATGCTAAGGTATGCGGCTAAATGGGGAGGGGAGGCTGAAGCGCAAAATTCAAAAGAGACCCTCCTTCACACACGCACTGTACCCGACGCCTCAGCTGGGGAAAACATACAATCCTAGAGTGGCCCCTTTCCATTGTCTTGGTGTATACTCCACTATTTAACCAGCCACCTCTGCATTGTGGCGAGGCTGACTTCTGGAAACCACTACGGCTGCAGTGGACGAGAGCGCTGCTTACCCAGCGGCATAACACGGCCGTAGCGGTGCTTTCAATTATTGCTGTTCACGTGGCGTCGCACCTACTATGGCAAAATGGCGGCCACCGGCGTTGCACAGGGTCCGTAGCCCGGCGACTTCCAGAAGTTCTAGGGCTTCTATCAAATAAGTTATTCGTTACCGTCCATTTATGTTAGTGCACAAATGAACCTATATTTCTATTTTTCTCTGAAAGTCGCAATTGGGTGAATGACCATGCCATGACCCCTGTAAAGGGGAAcaccggtgattttttttttcattcactgctTTTGATAACACCTTCAGCGTGTGTTCTCTTTGCCATCCTGATaatatgtgccaaattatacaaCCGTAAGTGATTTAGTTTTTTTAAAACAGAGCTTTAAGAATTGTAGCCAATTACAGAATCACGGTGGTAAACAAAGGCCACCTTGTGTGtatgacgtcatggtgacgtACTACAAGGAGCTTTGTTACATAAGTGTCTATTTATTCTACCCTGCCCCGCCCATGGGCGTAGCGCACGCTTTCATCTACGAGGCCACGAGCTGCATGGCGTGTTAGTCGTCGTTGACACCGAGTCTTACAGTAATATATTGAGCAATGACAGAGATTCGGAGCAAATCGGCTGCTTCACGCGTCGGCACGTCGAAATCGAAAGGCGATGCTTCCGCGTTCACACATTAGCTGCAATCATCGCTGAACTCGTCACCGGTAAGTTCAGACGGGCTGGCTCAACTTGACTCTGTGTAGGATGACATCACCGACTTATTTTGCGTGCGTTAGAAGAAACACGTGTGTTATTAAGTAAACACCTTGGCCAGCCGTGGTGGCATGTGGTGGCGTGTAGCCGTGGTTTCGTGACGTAACCGTATACCCGCACGGAGCAGCTCTAATTGGGTATTTACTCAACGTTTATTGCTTATTTAAAATTGACGAGTCTCACAAAATGAACCACCCAAGCTGTTACAGGGCCATTTCGAAATGGCATATGGGTGTTCCCCTTGAAGGAGAAATCATCATTCAAACTATGTTCTGTCTTCGGTTTTATTGCGCGAATTCCTTTCACAGGTAGGCTATTCGTCAGCCCTCGCTGATACCGTTATTAattgtttacttatttatttaggaATATTGCAGGCCTTGAAAAGGCCCAGGCAGGAGGGGAAAGGTACAAACACAGTAAAAAGAGTGCAAGTACCAAAATTAACATATTGACAACAAAATGAATCTACCAACAAGTGAACAAGCACTGAAAATGTGAGGCAATGAAATAGATTATACAGAATGAAGAGATCATGAATACATCACTATCGAATAAATGTACAAGGGTATCTGGGCAAGGCTTGGTTTAAGATGTAATGGATGCGATAGAGTTGGTGTTGTTGAGTGCACTTAGAGGTCGGCTGTTCCAGTCTGCTACAACTCGAGGGAAAAAGGAATACTTAATTATGTTGGTTTTGGCATTGTAAGGCGTTAATGTGGCAGAGTGGTGATGCACAGACGAGGTAACATTCAGTACATCAAACCACTGACATAGCAAAGAGCAAAGCGAGTTGATGTAGGGGAGGCTCAAACCTATCTAAATCTTCcagttttgcatgtgtatatatacCAGCACACCTACAAACACATGCAAAAGCACATAAAGGGTGGTTGAACCATCTCTCAAAAATATTTCTGGCCTCATCCCAGCGTAAAAGTGTCTGTAACAGCTAGACTGCCTCAAAATAAAGAAGACAAAGAAACACTCAATGTTTCACCATAATAAAATAGATGTAAATGCTTTAATTTATAACAAGTATCACAAGAAAGTCTGCCTATGTGATCACACGAGCTTCATATTGCAAAGGCACACAAAGGCAACCATAGCACAGCAGTTATTGCACAATAATCATTGCTTCAAATACGaaaatttagggctaagtaatcCACATAGACTCGTTTCAAGTGAAACGGCTCATGCCATATGAGCATAACTTTTGACTCGTACACTTTATCACAACAACCACTACTTTTACCAGCCTGATTAGCAGTAACATAACATGGTTGGCATGACAAATTGTTCATAGCACCCATTAtaacttgcaaaaaaagaaacattgtcgCAGCTCAATGCCATTCACCATTTATGAACTTGCACTGCGGTAGCCTATAAGTTGAATGATGAATTAAAACGCAGCTGCCCACTGGGGTTTGGCCCAAAAAAACAGCTGTTTTAGGGACGCAAAAAGAAAAAGGCCAGGAAAAACTGCCTTTACTGTGACACCAGCAATATGAGCACGCCTAGTCAGTCTTGAAAATTAACACAAATTCTCCATGAGGACATCAGTAGTACATAAGACACCTGGGTTGCTAATACAACAATACGGCACAAGTGAATGCAGAGTTTAGGTGGAGGACGTGCACATACAAATTCGGGGTTGTACATAGGCTGTAGCCAAGAACACAAGCCTTCATAAAAATAAGCATTTGTGTTTTGTGGTATTCCTAATGAAAAGCAGAAAGTTCAACCACACTTAATAAAGAAAAACATTCATTCAGTGCAGTGGTTCACAAGCAGAATACAGCCTTTTCAATCCGGGGTGGTTTTACCTATGTTACATGAATACAGATAAGTACAACCTAGAAAGATCTGCTGGATTAACATGTTGACATCAACACATATTAACTGTATGACATTTTCAATCACTGTGCTCAAACTACAGGTCAAACTGAACTGAATGTCAATAAAACGGAACAATGTCTTGGTTGCTGTTGTGTACTGCCAGGTGATGTCGCTGCAGCCACCCTCCCGCCCGGATGTGCAGTAGCCATGTTGAATGCAGCAGGCAGTTCAGGCTGCCGCATTTTGCGCGGCTGTCATAATAAACCAATTTGAATCAACCTCCAGTTCTGCGAGTTCATACCCTCGTGTTCCACCTCGCCACCTGTACGAGCCGTACACAGCAGTTGCCATTTGGAATCAAATACAGCTTTAAAGCACATTCACATATACTCATAGAGCAGGAGCTgaccaacaaaaaaaattgagagaAACTTGGCTGTCAGAATTAGCTGTTGTTGAGGGCTAATAGC encodes:
- the LOC119163270 gene encoding uncharacterized protein LOC119163270 — encoded protein: MTSTYRVRTVPTRTVTTVRRQVIDDDGDFFDFPKARAGASEFTTVRHRVTPGGGVVTTTTTTTTTPRRVIRDVSLDGMDADPFFARDVSRPSRTKDLEEFKVSFDIGLHFKPDDLSVKTRAGMVFITAKRTDGNITREFDRKVPLPDGVDPLTVRALLSPTGVLTIRSPRNLSSRYTSNIYERHVPVRMSLY